One stretch of Arthrobacter methylotrophus DNA includes these proteins:
- a CDS encoding efflux RND transporter permease subunit has product METAIRDIIPKQELSTILDNLGVPNSGINLSYSNAGTIGTLDGEILIALHEGERKPSAEYIRRLREELPKRFPGVEFAFQPADIVSQILNFGLPSAIDVQFSGADVATNKQLAGMLANRIKQIPGAVDTHVHQRFDQPTLALNMDRTRIQQVGLEGRDVAQNLLVSLSSSFQTSPTFWLNPITVWCTR; this is encoded by the coding sequence GTGGAAACAGCCATCCGCGACATCATCCCCAAACAGGAACTGTCGACGATTCTCGACAACCTGGGCGTGCCGAACTCGGGGATCAATCTGTCGTACAGCAACGCGGGCACCATCGGCACGCTCGACGGCGAAATCCTGATTGCCCTGCACGAGGGCGAGCGCAAACCGAGCGCGGAATACATCCGCCGCCTGCGCGAGGAACTGCCGAAGCGCTTTCCGGGCGTGGAATTCGCGTTCCAGCCTGCAGACATCGTCAGCCAGATCCTGAACTTTGGTTTGCCGTCGGCCATCGACGTGCAGTTCTCCGGCGCCGACGTGGCCACCAACAAGCAGCTTGCGGGCATGCTGGCCAACCGCATCAAGCAGATTCCTGGCGCGGTGGATACGCATGTGCACCAGCGTTTCGACCAGCCCACGCTCGCCCTGAACATGGACCGCACGCGCATCCAGCAGGTCGGCCTGGAAGGGCGCGACGTGGCGCAGAACCTGCTCGTGTCGCTCAGCTCAAGCTTCCAGACCTCGCCCACGTTCTGGCTGAACCCGATCACGGTGTGGTGTACCAGGTAG